From the Methanonatronarchaeum thermophilum genome, the window GGAGATGGCTAAAGTTATGAAGGAACGGCTTGACACTAAAACAGATGAATACGGTGTAGAGATCATGGATGTTGAAATAAAAGATGTATCTATACCGGATGAGATGGAGCGGGCGATGGCTGCAAGTGCTGAAGCCGAAAGAGACCGAAAAGCAAGGATAATCGACGCAAACGGAGAACTACAAGCAGCTGTAAGAACAAGAATCGCGTCAGAACTACTAGGAACAAAAGGATACAGACTCAGAACACTACAAACACTCGACTCAGTAGCAGTAGAAAACGCAACAATCGTCACAATACCAACATCCCTAATCTCAGAAGACATGATGGCCTCCGACGAGGAAGAAGGACTATCAAAAGACCTAGTCGACGAAATAGACCTAAAAAGCCTACTAAAAACAGTAAACGTAGAAGACCTAGCAAAAGACATACAATAACACAAACAAACCAACATATATCGGAGAACCCTAAAACAGGGTTCCCACCAACCTCTCTTTATATAAAAAATCAATAAAAACAAACAATATTAAAAAAAAGAAGCCAACCTACCTAAATCTTTTCTTTATTTTTTAGTTTTGGGTCTTTATTTTTTAGTTAGGGTTGTTTGGTTTTTTGTGGTTTTGGTTTTTTAGATCCATCTTATGGTGGGGGGTATGATTTCTATTTGGGCTATGATTTCGTCTTTTATTGTTTTTGTTTCTTCTATTTTTACGTTGTTTTTGTCTTTGAGTTGTAGGCTGAGTTTGTTGAATTCGTCGATGTCGCTGAATCTTAGTAGTATTGTTTCGTGTGAGTGGAAGTCTGTGCTTTGTTTTAGTCTTTTTTCGGCTTTGTTGATTTGTTTTATTGCTGTGCTTGAGGCTTCTATTTCGTAGATTTGTTGTTTTTGTGCTGTGACCATGTCTTTTAGCCATTTGTTTTTTTCGAATGGTAGTTTTGTTTTGATGTGGTTTTGGTTTTTTTCTGCTTGTATTGTTGCTAGCATCTGGCCGTTTTTTGTTTTTATTGGGGTTTTGACTTCTCGGTTTAGGAACATTTTTAGTGATATTATGCCTGTGAATATGTCTTCTATTTCTTTTGCTTCTTCTGGGTTTTCTATTATCATTTTGGCGGTTTCGTTCATTTCTATTATGGCTTCTGTGTCTGTTTTGAATTTTATTTCAGGTGGCTCCATGGTTATCACTTATTGTTTATTTTGGGGGTTTTGTCTTTGGTTAGTAGTGTTACTCGGCTTTCTGGTACGTGGTCTGTTAAGGTGTAGTCTGTTTTGTCTGCTATCTGTTCTGAGAATTTTTTTACCTGTTGGTTTGTTGGCATTCTCTGTCGGTTTAGTCTTTTTCTGGATTGCCCTACATGCATATATGCTTTGATTTCTATGTAGTCGGGCTGTGCTTCTCTAAGTATCTCGGCGTACTGGTTATGTTTTTGGTCGTTGTATCCGTTTACGAGTGTTATTCTTATTGCTGTCCGGCCGTTATGTTTTGGTAGTGTTTTGAGGGTTTTCTGTAGGTTTTGCCATCCATTTTTTTTTGTTGGTCTGCATAGTTGGTTGTATGTTTTTTTGTTTGGTGCGTCGAGTGATATGTAGAGTTGGGTGGGTGGTGTTAGGTTTTTTATTGTTTCTGGTTGTTGGCCGTTTGTTACCAGGAATGTTGTTAGTTGTTTTTTATGTGCTTCTTCAATCAACTGGTTTATCTCTGGATAGAGTGTTGGTTCTCCGGATAATGAGATCGCTAGGTGTTTTGGGTTTCTAGCTTCCTCTAACAGTTTTTGTGAATATTTTTCTGGACTCCCTCCAAAACCAGTTAACAATTGTTTTTGTGCTTTAATAACTCCACCTAACAACTTTTTTGCTGGGTCGTGTTCCGTTAGTTTGGTTTCAGTCCAATTCTCATAGGAACGCCAACAAAAAAGACATTTTTGGTTACAATGCACCACTGTAGGAGTCATCTGAAGACAACGATGGCTATCTATTCCATAAAAACGCTGTTTATAACAACCAGGGTTACCCTGCAAACCCTCCCTCAACCAATGACATAACTTAACAGCCGTATGCCTACCTACAAACCTATATCCCTGACTTTCCAACTCCTCCCTAGCTGAAACCAACTTCATAAAACCCTCCAACAAACCAAAAAAACCAACAACATCCTGAACCCTGTCACACCAACCATACACACATCCGTTTAATTGGTTATAGCTTTCCGTTACAACCTAACTCTTTATTTCTTATGTGTTTTGGTTTTTGTTTTTTTATGTAGTTTGGTTTTGTGTTTGTTTTTGTGTTTGTTTTTTTTATTTCCATACTGCTGATGCTAGTAGGGCGGCTCCTACTACGACTCCGAATTGTGGGTGGTCTGGTACGATTACGTCTTTTCCGCCGAGTATTTCGCTTACTGCTTTGGGTAGGCCGTCTATTAGTGCTGTTCCTCCGACTTGTATTATTGGTTCTCTTATTTCTAGTTCTTGTAGTTGTTCTTGGTATATTTGTTCTGCGACGCTGTAGCATGCGGCTGCTGCTACGTCTTCTATGTTGTGGCCTTCTGATAGGCTTGTTACGAGGTCTTGTATTCCGAATATTGCGCAGTAGCTGTCCATGTTGATTGCGTGTGGGTTTCCTTTTAGGCTTAGTGGTCCGAGTTTTTCGATGTCTACGCCGATTCGGCTTGCTGTCATTTCTAGGAATCTTCCGCTTGCTCCGGCGCATATTCCTCCCATTGTGAAGCTGTCTGGGATTCCATCGTGTATGTTGATTGCTTTGTTGTCCATTCCTCCGATGTCGAGTATTGTTGCTCCGCCTTTCATTGTGTCGGCGAGCCAGGCTGCTCCTTTGCTTCCTGCTGTTAGTTCTTCTTGGATTAGGTCTGCGTTGAGTTTTTTGGCCATTGTGTGTCTGCCGTATCCGCTGACTCCGAGTTTTTCGATGTCTTTTTGTTTTAGGTCTGCGTCTTCGAGGGCTTCTTGGTATACTTTTTGGGCTGTTGGTATGACTTCTTTTGTTGGGTGCCAGCTGGTGCCTATTATTTGGTCGTCTTGCATTATAACGCATTTTGTTGTTGATGATCCGCTGTCTATGCCTGCGCTTGTTCCGACTTGTTTGTCCCAGGATAGTAGGTCTTTTTTTTCTACGATGCTTACTAGGGCTTCCATTCGTGTTAGTAGTTCTCCTGCGTCGGTTTTTTCTGTAAATGCGTATGTTACGACTGGTATGTCTGTGTTTTTTTGTAGGTATTTTCGAACTTCGCTTCGGACTAATGCGCCTTCTGCGCATCGGAAGCAGGTTAGTATGATTGCTGCGTCGGCGTCTATTTTACCGTCTGCGATGTTTTTGGCTCTTGCTATCAATAGTTTTAGGTTTGGTGATGCTGGTTCGAATCCGAATTCGTCTACTGCTGGTTCTATGTCGTCTATGTCTACGTCGGGTTGGAATAGGTGGCCTCCTACTGATTCTGCTGCTTTGTTAACTTCTTTTTGTATTCCGCTGTGTTCTGGTCCGCATGAGAGTTGTGCTATGTCTATCACTTTTGTTCCTCCAGGAATTGTTTTACTTTTTTCGCCATTTGTTGGCCTTCTTCTTTTGTTTCTGGGTATTTGACTTTGAGTAGTGGTATGTCTCGGTTTATGATGAGGTAGTTTATTAGTTCGTTTGATCTGGCGCAGCCTACGCATCCGAACTTCATGTCTGCGTCGCTTATTATTATTGCTGCGTCGGCTTCGTCTATCATTGGGCCGATTAATGCCATTCGTCCTCTAACTCCGCTTGGAACTTCGCTTGATGCGTATTTTAATCCTTCTTCTGCGTCTATCTCGGTTATGTTGAGTGGTGGGGAGTCGATTCCTTCGTCTTTTACTTTTTTTCCAACTCTCTCCATCATGGTTAGTGGTTCGTGTCCTAATTTCTCGATTAACTTTGACATGATCAGGCTGTTTGGGGGGTTTACAAAGACCTTCATCATTCTTCCTCATCTATTTCGAATATCTCGATTAGTTCTTTTGGGTCCAGTTTTTTCTTTCTTTTTTCTTTGGCTTTTTCTATGTCTTTCTCAACCTCTGGCTCCGGACCCATTGGGGGTGATTTAACCATGGACATTGTTTTGAATTCGTTTTGTAGTTGGCAGAAACCTGGTCTAGAGCCTTCTGTCGCCCTACATCTACGGTGATCTGCTACTGGGAATCCACGTGTTTTTATGTATATTTCGTCTTCGCTACCCAACTTCATTGCCTCTTCAACAGCTTTCTCGACATCTTCTTCTTGGCCTTCTAGGTTAACTCCATAACATGTCTCTTTAACTGTTAATGATAGATCCAGTTGGTGCAGTACCTTTGAAACATAACTTGGTGTCAGGCTTGAATCTGGAGACAAGACAATCATTTTGGTTGTGGTCAATTTAACTTCCTCCATCATTTTTGTTTGTTTCTTTTATGTATAGTGTGTCTCCGTCACCTAACTCACGTAGTTTATCGAGGCCTTTAACCACTTTTCCAGCGATGTTGGTTGCCTTGAATCCCTCACCGGTAGGTCCATACCTCTCACTGTCTTCCAACCGTATTCCAATCATCCCTTTGTTAGGTTTGGACATATTTGTAATACCGATCTCTCCTTTCAATACTTTATCGGTTGGTGTGTTCTCAGGTGTTAGGTTCCCCGCTAGGTCTTGGTCTCCCTGGAACATTACGTTGGATATTTTCTGTGATGCGAAGTAAACCTCTAACTGACCTACATCTTCAGAAATCAATCTAGAAACCCTTTTAAAGTAATCTAATGTTCTTGGGGCTTCATCGTAGTAGAACTCGACCTCCATGATGTTGTCCGGGTCTACTCCATAGGTCTCAACAACCCCTTCCTCTTTCAAATCAAGTGTCAACCTAGGTTCCTGCCTAATTATAACCGCTTGGTCCCCGGTATCTCCAATACGTTTATGCTGGATCCCATTGCCACTGAACAGGTTGGCTGCCTCACCCTGTGTCAAACCAATCGACAACATCCTACCTGGAACCGTCTCAACCTGGATACGGCATCCACTATCGATTATATCGAGCAACGGCATACCACTCTCAACAACACCAACCACATTATGATGAGCATGCAACGGCCGATTATTCTTGTATAGATATATGTTCCCACAGCCATCCCCATCATTCCTCACAGAAACAACTCCCCTGGCACGCCGTATATTGTTTTCTTTGGGCAGGTTGCGTATACGGCCTTCACTTTTTAGGTAGGTATCTGTGTTTTCATCGATCTCTAAAAAACCATCTTCGGTGTTGCGGAGGAAATACTCGGCTGAAAGTGGAGCCTTGTCACTCAACTTAACAACAACCTTACTATAAACCTGCATTCCATCAACAAGCTCTGTATCCAAATCGGTTGTGTTGAAAGAATCAAACCGCTCCCTTTCAGAGACAACGGGACTGATTTCATTAAACTGATCTCCAGCATCTAAACGATCAACCATGTGTTTACCACGCTTAATCCTACCAACAACACCGCCCTCCATAGTTCCATAACTCTTAGTATGATCCTCCCTACAGATCATCAGGTAGGTATTGTCGTTGTCAAGCCCGCTAACACCAAAAAAAACATCCCCAACATTATAACTATAGACCGATTTATCTATCTCCACATCCGATTTGAAAGGCCCCAACGCAGTTATCTTCTTCGAAGACCACCTAACACCTAAA encodes:
- a CDS encoding SPFH domain-containing protein, with product MDLLVLFALVGFALALFLIVAAYSIVIIKEYERALKFKFGEFIEVLEPGLHVIIPYVHKVEKVDYRTRSFDVSPQKVLTKDNVSTSVNAIVFLRVRRGKEQIKQSVLEVDNYERVTVDYARTMLRDMISSRNLDTILQEREEMAKVMKERLDTKTDEYGVEIMDVEIKDVSIPDEMERAMAASAEAERDRKARIIDANGELQAAVRTRIASELLGTKGYRLRTLQTLDSVAVENATIVTIPTSLISEDMMASDEEEGLSKDLVDEIDLKSLLKTVNVEDLAKDIQ
- the twy1 gene encoding 4-demethylwyosine synthase TYW1, with amino-acid sequence MKLVSAREELESQGYRFVGRHTAVKLCHWLREGLQGNPGCYKQRFYGIDSHRCLQMTPTVVHCNQKCLFCWRSYENWTETKLTEHDPAKKLLGGVIKAQKQLLTGFGGSPEKYSQKLLEEARNPKHLAISLSGEPTLYPEINQLIEEAHKKQLTTFLVTNGQQPETIKNLTPPTQLYISLDAPNKKTYNQLCRPTKKNGWQNLQKTLKTLPKHNGRTAIRITLVNGYNDQKHNQYAEILREAQPDYIEIKAYMHVGQSRKRLNRQRMPTNQQVKKFSEQIADKTDYTLTDHVPESRVTLLTKDKTPKINNK
- a CDS encoding methanogenesis marker 15 protein, whose amino-acid sequence is MIDIAQLSCGPEHSGIQKEVNKAAESVGGHLFQPDVDIDDIEPAVDEFGFEPASPNLKLLIARAKNIADGKIDADAAIILTCFRCAEGALVRSEVRKYLQKNTDIPVVTYAFTEKTDAGELLTRMEALVSIVEKKDLLSWDKQVGTSAGIDSGSSTTKCVIMQDDQIIGTSWHPTKEVIPTAQKVYQEALEDADLKQKDIEKLGVSGYGRHTMAKKLNADLIQEELTAGSKGAAWLADTMKGGATILDIGGMDNKAINIHDGIPDSFTMGGICAGASGRFLEMTASRIGVDIEKLGPLSLKGNPHAINMDSYCAIFGIQDLVTSLSEGHNIEDVAAAACYSVAEQIYQEQLQELEIREPIIQVGGTALIDGLPKAVSEILGGKDVIVPDHPQFGVVVGAALLASAVWK
- a CDS encoding methanogenesis marker 5 protein, yielding MKVFVNPPNSLIMSKLIEKLGHEPLTMMERVGKKVKDEGIDSPPLNITEIDAEEGLKYASSEVPSGVRGRMALIGPMIDEADAAIIISDADMKFGCVGCARSNELINYLIINRDIPLLKVKYPETKEEGQQMAKKVKQFLEEQK
- a CDS encoding methanogenesis marker protein 6 yields the protein MTTTKMIVLSPDSSLTPSYVSKVLHQLDLSLTVKETCYGVNLEGQEEDVEKAVEEAMKLGSEDEIYIKTRGFPVADHRRCRATEGSRPGFCQLQNEFKTMSMVKSPPMGPEPEVEKDIEKAKEKRKKKLDPKELIEIFEIDEEE
- the mmp3 gene encoding methyl-coenzyme M reductase-associated protein Mmp3, whose amino-acid sequence is MKVLVNGREKEVDEGTTLGEVVDLPFGCSAGLVREVERVVQEKEKEFRVETDVGSFTVELNDSPLASQFLENIDRLSGLGVRWSSKKITALGPFKSDVEIDKSVYSYNVGDVFFGVSGLDNDNTYLMICREDHTKSYGTMEGGVVGRIKRGKHMVDRLDAGDQFNEISPVVSERERFDSFNTTDLDTELVDGMQVYSKVVVKLSDKAPLSAEYFLRNTEDGFLEIDENTDTYLKSEGRIRNLPKENNIRRARGVVSVRNDGDGCGNIYLYKNNRPLHAHHNVVGVVESGMPLLDIIDSGCRIQVETVPGRMLSIGLTQGEAANLFSGNGIQHKRIGDTGDQAVIIRQEPRLTLDLKEEGVVETYGVDPDNIMEVEFYYDEAPRTLDYFKRVSRLISEDVGQLEVYFASQKISNVMFQGDQDLAGNLTPENTPTDKVLKGEIGITNMSKPNKGMIGIRLEDSERYGPTGEGFKATNIAGKVVKGLDKLRELGDGDTLYIKETNKNDGGS